The Devosia sp. MC521 genome has a segment encoding these proteins:
- a CDS encoding Bax inhibitor-1/YccA family protein, whose translation MSSQPNMRWGNSATASQNTAVYDEGLRQHMLRVYNYMGLGLVITGLVAFFVGSTPALYVPIFSSPLKWVVMFAPLAFVMFFSFKINSLSAAAAQGMFWAFCAVMGLSMASIFLNFTGSSIARTFFISAAMFGVMSLYGYTTKANLAKFGSFLIMGLIGVVIASIVNIFLGSSVLQFAVSIIGILVFLGLTAWDTQSIKDQYAEHNGAEGNQKLAVMGALSLYLSFINIFQLLLSLTGQQDE comes from the coding sequence ATGTCATCCCAGCCCAACATGCGATGGGGTAATTCGGCCACCGCTTCGCAGAACACCGCCGTCTACGACGAAGGCCTGCGCCAGCATATGCTGCGCGTCTACAACTACATGGGCCTTGGCCTGGTCATCACCGGCCTCGTAGCCTTCTTCGTCGGCTCGACACCAGCCCTCTACGTGCCGATCTTCTCCTCGCCATTGAAGTGGGTTGTCATGTTCGCGCCGCTGGCGTTCGTGATGTTCTTCTCGTTCAAGATCAACAGCCTCTCCGCTGCTGCAGCGCAAGGCATGTTCTGGGCATTCTGTGCGGTGATGGGCCTGTCGATGGCCTCCATCTTCCTGAACTTTACCGGGTCGAGCATCGCCCGTACGTTCTTCATCTCCGCTGCAATGTTCGGCGTGATGAGCCTTTACGGTTATACGACCAAAGCGAACCTCGCCAAGTTTGGCTCGTTCCTGATCATGGGCCTGATCGGCGTCGTTATTGCCTCGATCGTCAATATCTTCCTCGGCTCCAGCGTTCTGCAGTTCGCGGTCTCGATCATCGGCATTCTGGTGTTCCTCGGCCTGACCGCTTGGGACACACAGTCGATCAAGGATCAGTACGCAGAGCACAATGGTGCTGAAGGCAACCAGAAGCTCGCCGTTATGGGCGCACTGTCGCTCTATCTGAGCTTCATCAATATCTTCCAGCTGCTGCTCAGCCTGACAGGCCAACAAGACGAGTAA